One stretch of Elephas maximus indicus isolate mEleMax1 chromosome 22, mEleMax1 primary haplotype, whole genome shotgun sequence DNA includes these proteins:
- the DEFB108B gene encoding beta-defensin 108B: MWSKYIGEKGRGKPVQFIGYLLSIHCTGDLYWEAARGKFKEVCERPNGFCREFCIETEILVGKCLDRRPCCMPLLDQPKAESTESTKSAARKT; this comes from the exons ATGTGGAGTAAATACATCGGAGAGAAGGGACGTGGGAAACCAGTTCAGTTCATTGGCTATTTACTGAGCATCCACTGCACTGGGGACCTGTACTGGGAAGCAG CCAGGGGCAAGTTCAAGGAGGTTTGTGAGCGTCCAAATGGCTTCTGCCGGGAATTTTGCATTGAAACAGAGATCCTCGTTGGCAAATGTTTAGATAGGCGACCATGCTGCATGCCCCTGTTGGATCAACCAAAAGCTGAGAGTACGGAGAGCACTAAGAGTGCTGCACGCAAGACCTGA